Proteins found in one Roseovarius pelagicus genomic segment:
- a CDS encoding AI-2E family transporter has translation MALTVKTQIKSWGIAAAVFLLVMWILGNVILPFVLGGAIAYFLDPVADRLERMGLSRALSVVVITLVALLLFIIMALLVVPTLVSQTTALIETAPQLFADLQSFLTKRFPELVDTESTLRQSLTAVGETIQERGGQLLEAVLGSVSSLISVIVLFVIVPVVAFYLLYDWDRMIAQIDDMLPREHAPTIRRLARDIDKTLASFIRGMGTVSLILGTYYALALMLVGLQFGLVVGAIAGLITFIPYVGALVGGALAIGLALFQFWGDWVSIGLVAGIFVIGQIVEGNILTPKLVGSSVGLHPVWLIFALSVFGALFGFVGMLVAVPVAAAIGVLARFAISQYKNSSLYRGPGDV, from the coding sequence ATGGCCCTGACCGTCAAGACACAGATAAAATCCTGGGGAATCGCTGCGGCGGTGTTCCTGCTTGTGATGTGGATTCTGGGCAATGTGATCCTGCCGTTCGTTCTGGGCGGCGCGATTGCATACTTCCTCGATCCGGTCGCTGACCGGTTAGAACGCATGGGCCTGTCGCGTGCCTTGTCGGTTGTCGTGATTACGCTGGTTGCGCTGTTGCTCTTTATCATCATGGCGCTGCTTGTGGTGCCCACGCTGGTTTCGCAGACCACCGCGCTGATCGAGACGGCCCCACAGCTATTTGCTGATTTGCAAAGCTTCCTCACCAAGAGATTCCCCGAGCTTGTCGATACCGAATCGACCTTGCGTCAGTCGCTGACCGCAGTGGGCGAGACGATTCAGGAACGTGGCGGACAGCTGCTGGAAGCCGTGCTTGGGTCGGTGTCATCGCTGATCAGCGTGATCGTTCTCTTTGTGATCGTGCCGGTCGTCGCCTTTTACCTGCTCTATGACTGGGATCGCATGATCGCGCAGATTGATGACATGCTACCGCGCGAGCACGCACCGACCATCCGCCGTCTGGCCCGCGACATCGACAAAACTTTGGCCAGCTTCATTCGCGGGATGGGCACGGTCAGCCTGATTCTGGGCACATATTATGCGCTGGCGCTGATGCTGGTGGGGCTGCAATTCGGCCTCGTCGTGGGGGCGATTGCGGGGTTGATCACGTTCATCCCGTATGTCGGCGCGCTGGTTGGTGGGGCTCTGGCCATTGGTCTCGCGCTGTTTCAGTTCTGGGGCGACTGGGTGTCGATTGGTCTGGTCGCCGGTATTTTCGTGATTGGTCAGATCGTAGAAGGCAATATACTGACGCCCAAATTGGTCGGCAGCTCCGTCGGCCTGCACCCTGTCTGGCTGATCTTCGCACTCTCGGTTTTCGGCGCACTGTTCGGATTCGTCGGCATGCTGGTGGCAGTCCCCGTCGCGGCGGCCATCGGCGTCTTGGCGCGCTTTGCCATCAGTCAGTACAAGAACAGTTCGCTTTACCGTGGACCGGGCGACGTCTGA
- a CDS encoding DnaA ATPase domain-containing protein — MPQQLSFDLPAIAARGRDDFFVSTANAVAVALIEGWRDWPARKLVLCGPEGAGKTHLAHVWADLSAARILSADALATADIAQLATGNVVIEDADCIAGQDAAETAFFHLHNLTLAEGHSLLITARAAPSAWALALPDLASRMQGTPTCVMEEPDDALLAAVMMKQFSDRQIMPSAGTIPYLSKRISRTFRAARQTVEALDAASLSTGRPVNRALAAQLLDKSQA, encoded by the coding sequence ATGCCCCAACAGCTAAGCTTTGATCTGCCTGCAATTGCAGCGCGGGGGCGTGATGATTTCTTTGTCTCGACCGCCAATGCCGTTGCTGTCGCGCTGATCGAAGGCTGGCGCGACTGGCCGGCCCGCAAGCTGGTCCTCTGCGGCCCCGAGGGTGCGGGCAAGACCCATCTTGCCCATGTCTGGGCCGATCTCAGCGCGGCGCGGATTCTATCCGCCGACGCACTGGCCACAGCCGACATCGCACAGCTGGCAACCGGCAATGTCGTGATCGAAGATGCGGACTGCATCGCGGGACAGGATGCCGCCGAAACGGCATTCTTTCACCTGCATAACCTAACACTGGCCGAGGGCCACAGCCTGCTCATCACCGCACGCGCAGCGCCCAGCGCATGGGCACTGGCATTGCCGGATCTCGCCAGCCGGATGCAGGGCACCCCTACCTGCGTGATGGAAGAGCCGGACGATGCGCTGCTCGCCGCCGTGATGATGAAACAGTTTTCGGATCGCCAGATCATGCCGTCAGCGGGTACGATTCCCTATCTGTCCAAACGCATTTCCCGCACCTTCCGGGCTGCGCGCCAGACAGTCGAGGCGCTGGATGCAGCGTCATTATCGACGGGCAGACCGGTCAACCGCGCACTGGCCGCGCAACTGCTGGACAAATCACAGGCGTGA